From a region of the Chlorocebus sabaeus isolate Y175 chromosome 23, mChlSab1.0.hap1, whole genome shotgun sequence genome:
- the LOC140709969 gene encoding protocadherin alpha-8, with product MVCHWRGDLGSRRLLLSLLLLAAWKAGSGQLHYFVPEEAKHGTFVGRIAQDLGLELGELVPRLFRVVSKTHGDLLEVNLQNGILFVNSRIDREELCGRSAECSIHLEVIVDRPLQVFHVDVEVKDINDNPPVFPVKEQKLFVSESRMPDSRFPLESASDADVGANSVLTYRLSSHDYFMLDVNSKNDENKLVELVLRKSLDREDAPAHNLFLTATDGGKPELTGSVHLVVTVLDVNDNAPTFEQPEYEVRIFENADNGTTVIRLNASDRDEGANGAISYSFNSLVATMVIDHFSIDRNTGEIVIRGNLDFEQVNLYKIRVDATDKGHPPMVGHCTVLVRILDKNDNVPEITLTSLSLPVREDAQFGTVIALISVNDLDSGVNGQVTCSLTPHVPFKLVSTFKNYYSLVLDSALDRENVSAYELVVTARDGGSPSLWATASVSVEVADVNDNAPAFTQSEYTVFVKENNPPGCHIFTVSAGDADAQENALVSYSLVERRVGERALSSYVSVHAQSGKVYALQSLDHEELELLQFQVSARDAGVPPLGSNVTLQVFVLDENDNAPVLLAPRVGGTDGAVSELVPRLVGAGHVVAKVRAVDPDSGYNAWLSYELQPAASSARFPFRVGLYTGEISTTRVLDEADSPRHRLLVLVKDHGEPELTATATVLVSLVESGQAPKASSRPSTGAVGPKAALVDVNVYLIIAICAVSSLLVLTLLLYTALRCSAPPTEGGCPAGKPTLVCSSAVGSWSYSQQQRQRVCSGEGPLKTDLMAFSPSLPPDLGSVDVGEQQDLNVDHGLKVSPFKFRTQKFYLWKL from the coding sequence ATGGTTTGTCACTGGCGAGGAGACCTGGGATCCCGGCGACTACTACTCTCTCTTCTGCTCCTCGCAGCCTGGAAGGCAGGGAGCGGCCAGCTCCACTACTTTGTCCCCGAGGAGGCCAAACACGGCACCTTCGTGGGCCGCATCGCGCAGGACCTGGGACTGGAGCTGGGAGAGCTGGTGCCGCGCCTCTTCCGGGTGGTATCCAAAACACACGGGGACCTTCTGGAGGTAAATCTGCAGAATGGCATTTTGTTTGTGAATTCTCGGATCGACCGCGAGGAGCTGTGCGGGCGGAGCGCGGAGTGCAGCATCCACCTGGAGGTGATAGTGGACAGGCCACTGCAGGTTTTCCATGTGGACGTGGAAGTGAAGGACATTAACGACAACCCGCCAGTGTTCCCGGTAAAAGAGCAAAAGCTATTTGTTTCAGAATCCAGAATGCCAGACTCTCGGTTTCCGCTAGAGAGCGCGTCTGATGCAGATGTTGGAGCTAACTCCGTGTTAACCTACAGGCTTAGCTCTCATGATTACTTCATGCTAGATGTGAATTCAAAGAACGATGAGAATAAACTGGTTGAGCTGGTATTAAGAAAATCCTTGGACAGAGAGGACGCTCCGGCACACAACTTATTCCTGACAGCCACAGATGGCGGCAAACCTGAGCTTACAGGCAGTGTTCACCTGGTGGTCACAGTGCTGGATGTGAATGATAATGCTCCCACTTTCGAGCAGCCTGAATACGAAGTAAGAATATTCGAAAACGCAGACAACGGAACAACAGTTATCAGACTGAATGCTTCTGATCGGGATGAAGGAGCGAATGGGGCAATTTCATACTCTTTTAATAGCCTTGTTGCAACTATGGTTATTGACCACTTTAGCATAGATCGAAATACAGGAGAAATAGTGATTCGGGGTAATTTGGATTTTGAACAAGTAAATTTATACAAAATCCGCGTTGACGCAACGGACAAAGGCCATCCTCCCATGGTGGGTCATTGCACTGTTTTAGTGAGAATTTTGGATAAAAATGATAACGTCCCTGAGATAACATTGACTTCTTTATCCTTGCCTGTGCGTGAAGACGCTCAATTCGGTACTGTCATCGCCCTAATTAGCGTGAACGACCTTGACTCAGGTGTCAACGGGCAGGTGACCTGCTCCTTGACGCCCCatgtccccttcaagctggtGTCCACCTTCAAGAATTACTACTCGTTGGTGCTGGACAGCGCCTTGGACCGCGAGAATGTGTCAGCCTATGAGCTGGTGGTGACCGCGCGGGACGGGGGCTCGCCTTCGCTGTGGGCCACGGCCAGCGTGTCCGTGGAGGTGGCCGACGTGAACGACAACGCGCCGGCGTTCACGCAGTCCGAGTACACAGTGTTCGTGAAGGAGAACAACCCGCCAGGCTGTCACATCTTCACAGTGTCGGCGGGGGACGCGGACGCGCAGGAGAACGCGCTGGTGTCCTACTCGCTGGTGGAGCGGCGGGTGGGCGAGCGCGCGCTGTCGAGCTACGTGTCGGTGCACGCGCAGAGCGGCAAGGTGTACGCTTTGCAGTCGCTGGACCATGAGGAGCTGGAGCTGCTGCAGTTCCAGGTGAGCGCGCGCGACGCGGGCGTGCCGCCTCTGGGCAGTAACGTGACGCTGCAGGTATTCGTGCTGGACGAGAATGACAACGCGCCGGTGCTGCTGGCGCCTCGGGTGGGTGGCACTGACGGCGCAGTGAGCGAGCTGGTGCCGCGGTTGGTGGGTGCGGGCCACGTGGTAGCAAAGGTGCGCGCGGTGGACCCCGACTCGGGCTACAATGCGTGGCTTTCGTATGAGCTGCAGCCAGCAGCAAGCAGCGCTCGGTTCCCGTTCCGCGTGGGGCTGTACACGGGCGAGATTAGCACGACTCGTGTCCTGGACGAAGCGGACTCTCCGCGCCACCGCCTGCTGGTGCTAGTGAAGGATCATGGTGAGCCGGAGCTGACGGCCACGGCCACCGTGCTGGTGTCGCTGGTGGAGAGCGGCCAGGCTCCAAAGGCGTCTTCGAGGCCGTCGACTGGCGCTGTGGGTCCCAAGGCGGCGTTGGTGGATGTCAACGTGTACCTGATCATTGCCATCTGCGCGGTATCCAGCCTTCTGGTGCTCACGCTGCTACTGTACACTGCGCTGCGGTGCTCAGCGCCGCCCACTGAGGGTGGGTGCCCGGCAGGCAAGCCCACTCTGGTGTGCTCCAGTGCGGTGGGGAGCTGGTCATACTCGCAGCAACAGCGGCAGAGGGTGTGCTCTGGTGAGGGGCCACTGAAGACGGACCTCATGGCCTTCAGCCCCAGCCTTCCTCCTGATCTGGGATCAGTTGATGTAGGCGAACAGCAAGATTTAAATGTTGATCATGGCCTCAAAGTAAGTCCATTTAAATTTAGAACTCAGAAATTCTATTTGTGGAAATTGTAA